A window from Microbacterium ginsengiterrae encodes these proteins:
- a CDS encoding DUF6630 family protein, with translation MSAIDDWTRLCELLDDDPEITPAVREAVNEGDDPWDALIDALDDAGALAYLDSEDTGEELAEALPALPRVQRLGIDLDEVGDVHDLGSAIARAEAILAPHDIRLLHIEDPEDEEAYPLIAVSSADHDEAVALIEKLTH, from the coding sequence ATGAGCGCGATCGACGACTGGACCCGCCTGTGCGAACTGCTCGACGACGACCCGGAGATCACGCCTGCCGTCCGCGAGGCCGTGAACGAAGGGGACGATCCGTGGGATGCGCTCATCGATGCGCTCGATGACGCAGGCGCCCTCGCCTACCTCGACAGCGAGGACACCGGGGAGGAACTCGCCGAAGCGCTGCCGGCGCTCCCCCGCGTCCAGCGCCTCGGTATCGACCTCGACGAGGTGGGCGATGTGCACGATCTCGGATCGGCGATCGCGCGCGCCGAGGCGATCCTCGCACCGCACGACATCCGCCTTCTGCACATCGAGGATCCAGAGGACGAGGAGGCCTACCCGCTGATCGCCGTCTCATCGGCCGACCACGATGAAGCCGTCGCGCTCATCGAGAAGCTCACCCACTGA
- a CDS encoding class II glutamine amidotransferase — protein MCRLLGYVTTRPTSVVDVLGREDFDTFTALTEVHSDGWGMAWHPSLGAAVEAVSSPQNASVDPQYAALSEQPLGCNGLVHLRWATGGLPVSPQNTHPFTDGGHAFAHNGHIAPIAHLEAQLTPDSRERLRGDTDSERYFQLVLQCIREADGDEERGVTRALEILIGEFPNSSLNALFLTPTTLFAIHINSRVHSPVDALRELFESDDAIPASHATEYYAMDYRITDDAVHVISSGVDADGWTRIPEDTAAMIDLATREVTRLHPVPLG, from the coding sequence GTGTGCCGACTGCTTGGCTACGTCACCACCCGCCCGACCTCGGTCGTCGATGTCCTCGGACGCGAGGATTTCGACACCTTCACTGCGCTGACCGAAGTGCACAGCGACGGGTGGGGCATGGCCTGGCATCCCTCGCTCGGTGCCGCCGTCGAAGCGGTGTCCTCTCCGCAGAACGCGTCCGTCGACCCGCAGTACGCCGCCCTCTCGGAGCAGCCGCTCGGGTGCAACGGCCTCGTCCACCTGCGGTGGGCGACGGGCGGACTGCCCGTCTCACCACAGAACACACATCCGTTCACCGACGGCGGACACGCCTTCGCCCACAACGGCCACATCGCGCCCATCGCACACCTGGAGGCGCAGCTCACCCCGGACTCCCGCGAGCGGCTGCGCGGCGACACCGACAGCGAGCGCTACTTCCAACTGGTCCTGCAGTGCATCCGCGAGGCCGACGGCGACGAGGAGCGCGGCGTCACCCGCGCGCTCGAGATCCTCATCGGCGAGTTCCCGAACTCCAGCCTCAACGCGCTGTTCCTCACGCCGACCACGCTCTTCGCGATCCACATCAACAGTCGGGTGCACTCGCCCGTCGACGCCCTTCGCGAGCTCTTCGAATCCGACGACGCGATACCCGCCAGCCACGCGACCGAGTACTACGCGATGGACTATCGCATCACCGATGACGCCGTGCATGTCATCTCCAGCGGCGTCGATGCGGACGGGTGGACGCGGATCCCGGAGGACACGGCCGCGATGATCGACCTCGCCACGCGGGAGGTCACACGACTGCATCCCGTGCCCCTCGGGTGA
- a CDS encoding carboxylate-amine ligase, which yields MRTVGVEEELMLVDGETGRPLSLAAHTLRHAADDEEAAAATSDEVPGGSIEHELQQQQVETDTVPHTDMTALGEDVRVWRRQAINAARRAGARVIASGTSPVRAEPAIVGKERYLQMVEHFGLTTLEELTGGLHVHVSVESDEEGVGVLDRIRGSLPALLALTANSPFWQGENSKYASFRSQAMGRWPTTGPTELFGSAENYHRIVKAMIGSGAILDEGMVHFDARLSHHYPTVEIRVADVCADAEDTVVIAALCRALVDTAANEWRAGTEPLSTAMAVLRLMHWQAGRFGIDGDLIDPRTLTPRPARDVVSDLVDDLRPALQENGDEALVDEGVERIFTNGNGAMRQRAVLEKTGQLSDVVADLATVTAGLEG from the coding sequence ATGCGAACTGTTGGTGTGGAAGAAGAACTGATGCTCGTCGACGGTGAGACCGGTCGGCCGCTCTCACTGGCCGCGCACACGCTGCGTCATGCGGCGGACGACGAGGAGGCCGCAGCGGCGACCTCCGATGAGGTGCCCGGCGGTTCGATCGAGCACGAGCTGCAGCAGCAGCAGGTGGAGACCGACACAGTCCCGCACACGGACATGACGGCACTCGGCGAGGATGTCCGGGTGTGGCGTCGGCAGGCGATCAACGCCGCGCGACGCGCCGGAGCACGGGTGATCGCCTCGGGGACGTCGCCGGTGCGCGCGGAGCCGGCGATCGTCGGCAAGGAGCGGTACCTGCAGATGGTGGAGCACTTCGGTCTCACCACGCTGGAGGAGCTCACCGGTGGACTGCACGTGCATGTGTCGGTGGAGTCCGATGAGGAGGGCGTCGGTGTGCTCGACCGCATCCGCGGGAGCCTGCCGGCGCTACTGGCGCTGACCGCGAACTCGCCGTTCTGGCAGGGCGAGAACTCGAAGTACGCGAGCTTCCGGTCGCAGGCCATGGGGCGCTGGCCCACCACCGGCCCGACCGAACTGTTCGGCAGCGCGGAGAACTATCACCGGATCGTGAAGGCGATGATCGGGTCCGGTGCCATCCTCGACGAGGGGATGGTGCACTTCGACGCGCGCCTGTCGCACCACTACCCGACCGTGGAGATCCGCGTCGCTGATGTGTGCGCCGACGCGGAGGACACCGTGGTGATCGCCGCCCTCTGCCGTGCTCTCGTCGACACGGCGGCGAATGAGTGGCGCGCGGGCACCGAACCGTTGTCCACCGCGATGGCGGTCCTGCGGCTCATGCACTGGCAGGCCGGTCGTTTCGGGATCGATGGAGACCTCATCGACCCGCGTACGCTCACGCCGCGCCCCGCACGCGACGTCGTCTCCGACCTCGTCGACGACCTGCGTCCCGCTCTGCAGGAGAACGGCGATGAAGCCCTGGTCGACGAGGGCGTCGAGCGGATCTTCACGAACGGCAACGGCGCGATGCGTCAGCGTGCGGTGCTGGAGAAGACGGGGCAGCTCAGCGACGTCGTGGCGGACCTCGCCACCGTGACCGCCGGTCTCGAAGGCTGA
- a CDS encoding carboxymuconolactone decarboxylase family protein has product MRPYVDKSMPEAWQAALALSSAVRDGAAQRGVTPQESELIKVRASQLNGCAFCLDLHSREARQSGIPQQKLDMLPAWRETSLYDERERAVLAIAEASTRLPLTEESAADLEGALSVLGEDAFAAAEWVAIAINAFNRISILSEHPVRPRDADGRVLR; this is encoded by the coding sequence ATGCGCCCGTACGTGGACAAGTCGATGCCCGAGGCGTGGCAGGCAGCGCTGGCCCTGTCATCCGCAGTGCGCGACGGCGCGGCGCAGCGCGGCGTCACGCCGCAGGAGTCCGAGCTGATCAAGGTCCGCGCATCGCAGCTCAACGGCTGCGCGTTCTGCCTCGACCTGCATTCGCGCGAGGCCAGGCAGTCCGGCATCCCTCAGCAGAAGCTCGACATGCTCCCCGCGTGGCGAGAGACCTCGCTGTACGACGAGCGTGAGCGGGCCGTGCTCGCGATCGCCGAGGCATCCACCCGGCTTCCGCTGACGGAGGAATCCGCCGCCGACCTCGAAGGCGCGCTGTCCGTGCTCGGCGAGGATGCCTTCGCCGCCGCCGAATGGGTGGCGATCGCCATCAACGCCTTCAACCGGATCTCGATCCTCAGCGAGCACCCGGTGCGCCCTCGGGATGCCGATGGTCGGGTGCTCCGCTAG
- a CDS encoding class I SAM-dependent methyltransferase, giving the protein MTWIHGDVKTHPFREAQYDVVASVATLHHLPDLDGAFARLAALTAPGGVVAVVGLARSSRPLDYALDVAGAVQHRRLARRFGLWEHSAPVVWPPPHTYAEVRRSAAHILPGSTWSRLAMWRYAVIWRKPV; this is encoded by the coding sequence GTGACGTGGATCCACGGCGATGTGAAGACGCATCCCTTCAGGGAAGCGCAGTACGACGTCGTGGCGTCGGTTGCGACGCTCCATCACCTTCCCGACCTTGATGGGGCCTTCGCACGGCTCGCGGCACTGACCGCACCGGGCGGCGTGGTCGCCGTCGTCGGACTGGCGCGCTCATCCCGTCCACTCGACTATGCCCTCGACGTCGCCGGCGCCGTGCAGCACCGACGCCTCGCTCGGCGGTTCGGACTCTGGGAGCATTCCGCTCCCGTGGTCTGGCCCCCGCCGCACACCTACGCCGAGGTGCGACGCAGCGCCGCGCACATCCTTCCTGGATCCACCTGGTCGCGGCTGGCGATGTGGCGATACGCCGTGATCTGGCGGAAGCCCGTCTGA
- a CDS encoding TetR/AcrR family transcriptional regulator codes for MSDYQPEDRTAKAIIRDTALRVFGERGPAAATLKVVADRAGVSQSLIIKHFASRDGLIAAVDEHVLGILSNSLRALAEADAELPPAGYLAGASALSDPDTARYLSYLLLEDSPRAATAYRRLHAHGTELMEKMRDAGAVADDIDHGRLTAMLVAHGLSTVLLRDRLTEVLGDDPMSASGQGAWWVLLDRLYSGDAIGSSVTRKEE; via the coding sequence ATGTCCGACTACCAGCCAGAGGATCGCACGGCGAAGGCGATCATCAGAGACACCGCCCTGCGCGTGTTCGGCGAGCGTGGGCCGGCGGCCGCGACACTCAAGGTCGTTGCCGATCGTGCGGGTGTGTCGCAGTCACTCATCATCAAGCACTTCGCTTCGCGCGACGGCCTGATCGCCGCTGTCGACGAGCACGTGCTCGGCATCCTGAGCAATTCGTTGCGGGCGCTCGCGGAGGCAGACGCGGAACTGCCGCCGGCGGGATACCTCGCTGGCGCGAGTGCGCTCTCCGACCCCGACACTGCACGCTATCTTTCGTATCTGCTGCTCGAAGATTCTCCTCGGGCGGCTACGGCCTACCGGCGACTACATGCCCACGGCACAGAGCTCATGGAGAAGATGCGCGACGCAGGCGCTGTCGCGGATGACATCGACCATGGGCGTCTCACCGCGATGTTGGTCGCGCACGGCCTGTCGACCGTGCTTCTGCGGGACAGACTCACCGAGGTTCTGGGCGACGATCCGATGAGTGCGAGCGGTCAGGGGGCCTGGTGGGTCCTGCTCGACCGCCTGTACTCCGGCGACGCAATCGGTAGCTCTGTGACAAGGAAAGAGGAATGA
- a CDS encoding MFS transporter, with translation MRGRALPGWLIALLGASFVLYTDDYVIAGVLPEIAADLRVSEAIAGQLVTVFSFTIAVAAPIAAIALARLPRRLLFMIAFIVFSIANALAALTPSYEALVLLRVVSALAAASATPSLFAFAASHAPEGRTGRYLAVVSLGVTGSITAGVPLGTWIGSAFGWRFTFAAMAVAGLAILVVLMLLLPRTARPDGHVGLVEQLRTLKRRAVVLGLLANCALMTGSMMMLTYLASYLAAVSGAGPDERAFAFALSGAAGMAGIWLGGVATDRWGPDRTLLFGVAVIVAAMTGLWSIWLARPVPIPVVLAVATVWGGMAFWNSPAIQTRLYALAGPVAPQALALNTSGTYLGVSIGAAVGGIALAGSGVGSLPLLAAAFAICALLLLGGARTVAARTA, from the coding sequence ATGAGGGGCAGAGCGCTCCCGGGATGGCTGATCGCTCTGCTGGGCGCGTCATTCGTGCTGTACACCGACGACTACGTGATCGCAGGGGTGCTGCCGGAGATCGCAGCGGACCTCCGGGTCTCGGAAGCCATCGCTGGGCAGCTCGTCACCGTCTTCTCCTTCACGATCGCTGTCGCCGCCCCGATTGCCGCTATCGCTCTCGCCCGGCTTCCCCGTCGCCTGCTTTTCATGATCGCGTTCATCGTCTTCTCGATCGCGAACGCACTCGCCGCATTGACACCCTCGTACGAGGCGCTGGTGCTGTTGCGGGTCGTATCTGCGCTCGCTGCAGCGAGCGCGACGCCATCGCTCTTCGCCTTCGCGGCATCCCATGCGCCCGAAGGACGGACCGGCCGGTATCTCGCGGTGGTCTCGCTTGGCGTGACGGGGTCGATCACGGCCGGTGTCCCCCTAGGAACGTGGATCGGTTCCGCGTTCGGCTGGCGCTTCACATTCGCAGCGATGGCTGTGGCCGGGCTGGCCATACTCGTCGTGCTGATGCTGTTGCTCCCCCGCACAGCCCGCCCTGATGGTCACGTCGGACTCGTCGAACAACTGCGCACGCTGAAACGTCGAGCGGTTGTGCTGGGGCTCTTGGCGAACTGTGCGCTGATGACCGGATCCATGATGATGCTCACCTACCTCGCGTCCTACCTTGCAGCAGTAAGCGGCGCAGGGCCCGACGAACGCGCATTCGCGTTCGCGCTGTCTGGAGCTGCGGGAATGGCTGGCATCTGGCTCGGCGGTGTCGCCACCGATCGCTGGGGCCCGGATCGCACCCTCCTGTTCGGAGTGGCCGTCATCGTTGCCGCGATGACCGGGCTCTGGAGTATCTGGCTGGCCCGACCTGTTCCCATCCCCGTCGTACTCGCGGTCGCCACAGTGTGGGGCGGGATGGCGTTCTGGAACTCTCCCGCGATCCAGACCCGCCTGTACGCGCTCGCCGGTCCGGTTGCTCCCCAGGCCCTCGCGCTCAACACCTCAGGCACCTACCTCGGCGTCTCGATCGGTGCAGCGGTCGGAGGAATCGCTCTGGCCGGATCCGGAGTCGGCTCGCTGCCGCTCTTGGCTGCGGCGTTCGCGATATGCGCGTTGCTGCTCCTCGGTGGCGCGCGAACCGTCGCGGCGCGGACGGCATGA
- a CDS encoding DUF1330 domain-containing protein: MSDDGAVPAYAVGLISDVTINEELLEYMSLIEATIVRFGGHWITHGRSPEIREGRSVGDIVVLGFPDLTSARAWYDSAEYQAIIPLRTRNSHAILAIVEGVPAGYTTEATIQKLRPHRA, translated from the coding sequence ATGAGTGACGATGGTGCGGTACCTGCGTACGCTGTCGGACTGATATCGGACGTGACGATCAACGAGGAGCTGCTCGAATACATGTCGCTCATCGAAGCGACGATAGTTCGTTTCGGGGGTCACTGGATCACCCATGGACGCAGTCCCGAGATCCGCGAGGGCCGGTCGGTGGGGGACATAGTCGTCCTCGGATTCCCGGATCTGACATCGGCACGCGCGTGGTACGACTCCGCGGAGTACCAGGCGATCATTCCGCTGCGAACGCGCAACAGCCATGCCATCCTCGCCATCGTCGAGGGCGTGCCCGCCGGATACACGACGGAGGCGACGATCCAGAAACTGCGCCCTCATCGTGCATAG
- a CDS encoding helix-turn-helix domain-containing protein → MSVSASTSLIGAELRRWRERRALSQLALSARADVSTRHVSYLENGRSYPTPEMILRLADALDIPEDEQNRLLLAAGFAPRHPERRLVAENLPSVMASLRTLVDAYAPYPALLLDDRWDIIDANHAAGLLLAHCESSLLEPPVNAIRLVLHPEGLAPRIRNIETLRNHLVHQLEQRIRRRGDDRFLRSLHTEITSSSRIDAVTAKPADPAILLELETDIGLLRMFSVASQIEGPTDVTIDSLHLETFMPADEDTRLRLFQHGAE, encoded by the coding sequence ATGAGTGTCTCTGCTTCGACGTCACTCATCGGCGCTGAACTTCGCAGGTGGCGCGAGCGCCGCGCACTGAGTCAGCTGGCCCTTTCCGCACGCGCCGATGTGAGTACACGCCACGTCAGTTATCTCGAGAATGGGCGGTCTTATCCCACACCTGAAATGATCCTGCGTCTCGCCGATGCCCTCGACATCCCGGAAGATGAACAGAACAGACTCCTCTTGGCTGCAGGGTTCGCGCCACGGCATCCTGAAAGAAGGCTCGTCGCTGAGAATCTCCCGTCGGTGATGGCGAGTCTGAGAACTCTGGTGGACGCCTACGCGCCCTACCCAGCCCTGCTCTTGGATGATCGATGGGACATCATCGATGCGAATCATGCCGCCGGACTCTTGCTGGCCCACTGCGAGAGCAGCCTGCTCGAGCCACCGGTCAATGCGATCCGCTTGGTTCTCCATCCCGAAGGCCTGGCTCCGCGCATCCGGAACATTGAGACGCTGCGAAATCACCTCGTCCACCAGCTCGAGCAGCGCATCCGCCGCCGAGGAGACGACCGGTTCCTACGCTCTTTGCATACGGAGATCACCAGTTCTTCGCGCATCGACGCCGTGACTGCGAAGCCAGCAGATCCGGCGATTCTGCTCGAACTGGAAACCGACATCGGCCTGCTCCGGATGTTCAGTGTGGCGAGTCAGATCGAGGGCCCCACGGACGTCACCATCGATTCGTTGCACCTTGAGACGTTCATGCCCGCTGATGAGGACACACGACTCCGTCTGTTCCAGCACGGGGCGGAATAA
- a CDS encoding VOC family protein, translated as MPLFDHLSVSVNDVARAIAQFDPILSAMGLERTDGDGGASWYTEGQTEFIVRQARDPRSGPHQHGRIGWQHLAFAVDSPAEVDRLHSIAVDVGWVVIREPKLYPRFSDRYYASFVEDDNGIRIEFMHNPGSN; from the coding sequence ATGCCTCTGTTCGACCATCTGAGCGTGAGCGTGAACGACGTCGCGCGCGCCATTGCTCAGTTCGACCCGATTCTGTCTGCGATGGGGCTGGAGCGCACCGACGGCGACGGCGGTGCTTCCTGGTACACAGAGGGCCAGACCGAGTTCATCGTGCGCCAGGCGCGAGACCCTCGATCCGGCCCGCATCAGCATGGTCGAATCGGATGGCAGCACCTGGCCTTCGCGGTCGACTCGCCGGCAGAAGTCGACCGCCTGCACTCGATCGCTGTGGATGTCGGGTGGGTCGTGATCCGAGAACCGAAACTCTACCCCCGCTTCAGCGATCGCTACTACGCATCTTTCGTCGAGGATGACAACGGCATTCGAATCGAGTTCATGCATAATCCGGGCTCGAACTGA
- a CDS encoding IS110 family transposase, translating into MEQIEPARSGHVVIGVDTHKHIHVAAVMDSIGGILASLTISTNTAGFRQLSEWAATFGKIIAFGIEGTGSYGAGLTSFIRRNGHKVIEASRPDRRLRRLNGKSDTLDAENAARAVLAGFATAVPKTADGVVEMIRQLKVAHDTAVKDRTGAMVTLKAMLVHATEDLRRETAKKTQKMVARHCAALRPRGLATPEDANRHALRSIAKRWIALNDEIKELEAQIEQLVLQRAPHLLDEFGIGVDTAAEILIVAGDNPERIHSEAAFAKLAGISPVPTGSGMTSGKHRINHGGHRQLNAAIYRTVIVRMRFHEPTIAYVARRTAEGKSKRDIIRCLKRYVIREVYHLIKTDPKTGEIMS; encoded by the coding sequence ATGGAACAGATCGAGCCCGCCCGCTCTGGGCACGTCGTGATCGGCGTCGATACTCACAAGCACATTCACGTCGCCGCGGTGATGGACTCGATTGGCGGGATCCTCGCGTCCCTGACGATCTCGACCAACACCGCCGGGTTCCGGCAACTGTCGGAGTGGGCGGCGACGTTCGGGAAGATCATCGCGTTCGGGATCGAGGGCACCGGTTCCTATGGCGCTGGCCTGACCTCGTTCATTCGCCGGAACGGGCACAAGGTGATCGAGGCCTCCCGCCCCGATCGGCGGCTGCGGCGCCTGAACGGCAAGTCTGACACGCTGGACGCGGAGAACGCCGCAAGAGCAGTTCTCGCCGGGTTCGCGACCGCGGTTCCGAAGACCGCTGACGGGGTCGTCGAGATGATCCGGCAGCTGAAGGTTGCGCACGATACCGCGGTGAAGGACCGCACCGGGGCGATGGTGACGCTCAAGGCGATGCTCGTCCACGCCACCGAGGACCTCCGCCGAGAGACCGCCAAGAAAACGCAGAAGATGGTCGCCCGGCACTGCGCCGCTCTCCGACCCCGTGGGCTGGCGACGCCCGAGGACGCGAACCGGCACGCGCTCAGGTCGATCGCGAAACGTTGGATCGCTCTGAACGACGAGATCAAGGAACTCGAGGCGCAGATCGAGCAGCTCGTCCTGCAGCGCGCCCCACACCTGCTCGACGAGTTCGGCATCGGCGTCGACACTGCCGCGGAGATCCTCATCGTCGCCGGCGACAACCCCGAACGCATCCATTCCGAAGCCGCGTTCGCGAAACTTGCCGGCATCAGCCCGGTCCCGACCGGCTCAGGGATGACCAGCGGGAAGCACAGGATCAACCACGGCGGACACCGTCAACTCAACGCCGCGATCTATCGGACCGTCATCGTCAGAATGAGATTCCACGAACCCACCATCGCCTACGTCGCCCGACGAACCGCCGAAGGCAAAAGCAAGCGCGACATCATCCGCTGCTTGAAACGCTACGTCATCCGCGAGGTCTATCACCTCATCAAGACCGACCCGAAAACCGGCGAGATCATGAGTTGA
- a CDS encoding IS3 family transposase codes for MIRYVDMFRDRFGVEAICRTLGATASGFLTARGYRAAKSRPRSARAIRDEVLGAEITRLHAENYGVYGVRKMHALMRRHGWLIGRDQTGRIMRTFGLEGARRSRRVFTTRPDPAALRPADLVRRQFRADAPCRLWVSDITYVATWSGFAYVAFVTDVFSRRIVGWSVSASLRTEASPLPALEMAAWSSGGITGLVHHSDRGSNYVSLVYTDRILELGATPSVGSVGDSYDCQSVSARSRNDGVVLAGVF; via the coding sequence ATGATCCGGTACGTCGACATGTTCCGGGATCGTTTCGGGGTCGAGGCCATCTGCCGCACTCTGGGTGCGACAGCCAGTGGGTTCCTCACCGCGCGCGGCTATCGGGCCGCCAAGTCCCGGCCGCGGTCGGCGCGCGCGATCCGTGACGAGGTTCTCGGCGCCGAGATCACCCGCCTCCATGCGGAGAACTACGGCGTCTACGGGGTCCGGAAGATGCACGCGTTGATGCGCCGGCACGGGTGGCTGATCGGACGAGACCAGACCGGTCGAATCATGCGGACGTTCGGCCTTGAGGGCGCCCGCCGCTCTCGCCGGGTGTTCACCACACGCCCCGATCCGGCAGCCCTCCGGCCCGCGGATCTCGTGAGGCGCCAGTTCCGTGCGGACGCACCCTGCCGGCTCTGGGTCTCGGACATCACTTATGTCGCGACCTGGTCCGGGTTCGCTTACGTCGCGTTCGTGACCGATGTGTTCTCTCGCCGCATCGTGGGCTGGTCCGTCTCCGCGTCGCTGCGCACGGAAGCGTCGCCGCTGCCGGCGTTGGAGATGGCGGCGTGGTCCAGCGGCGGCATCACCGGGCTGGTCCATCATTCCGACAGAGGATCGAACTACGTCTCGCTCGTCTACACCGACCGGATCCTCGAGCTCGGCGCGACACCCTCGGTCGGATCCGTCGGTGACAGTTACGACTGTCAGTCTGTTTCTGCCCGATCTCGCAATGATGGGGTAGTCCTGGCCGGAGTGTTCTGA
- a CDS encoding transposase: MPRQFPPEFRQRALRMLDEALPEHDTEYAAIRHVGAKLGVGPETLRKWKRSSEIDSGVRPGVTSDEHAEIRRLKRENAELRRANEILKSASAFFAAELDRPTTR, encoded by the coding sequence ATGCCCCGCCAGTTCCCGCCGGAGTTCCGGCAGCGCGCACTCAGGATGCTCGATGAGGCGTTGCCTGAGCACGACACCGAGTACGCCGCGATCCGCCATGTCGGCGCGAAGCTCGGTGTCGGTCCGGAGACGCTCCGCAAGTGGAAACGCTCGTCTGAGATCGACTCGGGGGTCCGCCCGGGTGTCACGTCGGACGAGCATGCGGAGATCCGTCGACTCAAACGCGAGAACGCTGAACTACGCCGTGCGAACGAGATCTTGAAATCCGCGTCCGCGTTTTTCGCGGCGGAACTCGACCGCCCCACGACGAGATGA
- a CDS encoding IS481 family transposase, whose protein sequence is MSSSERELERRAKHKLAVLRHAEEVSGSVAATCRYYGITRTCFYKWRRRYEEEGFEGLKDRSSVPHHQPNKTDPEVIEKILWLRQQYHFGPHKIAMYLQRYHDVTISPSGVWRILNKVGLNRLPASQRYKRTQTRWKRYEKQRPGHQLQVDVKFIEPLGQTGKKKRYYQYTAIDDCTRVRVLRAYPRNDQRTAIQFIDHVLSRLPFQVEQVQTDNGQEFGQSFHWHLLDKGINHVKIRPRTPRLNGKVERSHRIDSEEFYRLLEGEVIDDAKLFAERLQQWEDHYNYDRPHGALGGQT, encoded by the coding sequence ATGTCATCATCTGAACGCGAGCTCGAGCGTCGAGCCAAGCACAAACTGGCCGTGCTACGGCATGCCGAGGAAGTCTCCGGCAGTGTCGCGGCCACCTGCCGGTACTACGGAATCACAAGAACCTGCTTCTACAAGTGGCGACGCCGCTACGAGGAGGAGGGCTTCGAAGGCCTCAAGGATCGCTCGAGTGTCCCGCACCACCAGCCAAACAAGACCGACCCGGAGGTGATCGAGAAGATCCTCTGGTTGCGTCAGCAGTATCACTTCGGCCCGCACAAGATTGCGATGTATCTGCAGCGCTATCACGACGTCACGATCAGCCCGTCCGGTGTGTGGCGGATCCTGAACAAGGTGGGCCTGAATCGCCTGCCGGCCTCGCAACGTTACAAACGCACCCAGACCCGCTGGAAACGCTACGAGAAGCAGCGTCCCGGCCACCAACTGCAGGTCGATGTGAAGTTCATCGAGCCGCTGGGACAGACCGGGAAAAAGAAGCGTTACTACCAGTACACCGCGATCGACGACTGCACCCGCGTCCGCGTTCTCCGGGCATACCCCCGCAACGATCAGAGGACCGCCATCCAGTTCATCGACCATGTCCTGTCGAGACTGCCGTTCCAGGTTGAGCAAGTGCAGACCGACAACGGCCAGGAATTCGGGCAAAGCTTCCACTGGCACCTACTGGACAAGGGCATCAATCACGTCAAGATCCGCCCTCGCACGCCACGCCTGAACGGAAAAGTGGAGAGATCCCACCGGATCGACTCGGAGGAGTTCTACCGGCTCCTCGAAGGCGAAGTCATCGACGACGCGAAGCTCTTCGCCGAACGCCTCCAGCAATGGGAAGACCACTACAACTACGATCGACCACACGGCGCCCTCGGAGGCCAAACCTGA
- a CDS encoding alpha/beta hydrolase → MASAARERRGVMHVFVAEYNPERSRTVVLLHGGGVAGWMWEPVRAELGDEYHLIVPDMPGHDHSADEDYVSHEQTLKQLRAMLAERATGPVHVGGFSLGAQLALALASENPELVSGVVSISALAIPARALGLTRVLLSSTAGLAKNEQFARAQAKALGVPPALVPNYLRTSESISKTTLLTVVAANGAFVPPSGWERFTGAAIVLAGGREPRPVQRSARLLHAANPRSTLELDPDAGHTLPFSNPALVARSIRTVTIGHGEA, encoded by the coding sequence GTGGCATCCGCAGCTCGTGAGCGGCGAGGGGTGATGCACGTGTTTGTTGCGGAGTACAACCCCGAGCGGTCGCGCACCGTTGTGCTGCTGCACGGTGGCGGCGTCGCAGGCTGGATGTGGGAGCCCGTTCGCGCCGAACTCGGCGACGAGTACCACCTCATCGTGCCGGATATGCCGGGCCATGACCACAGCGCGGATGAAGACTACGTCTCGCATGAGCAAACACTCAAACAACTGCGCGCGATGCTCGCGGAGCGAGCCACGGGTCCCGTTCATGTCGGGGGCTTCTCGCTCGGGGCACAGCTCGCCCTCGCGCTCGCGAGCGAAAACCCAGAACTCGTGAGCGGTGTCGTCTCGATCAGCGCCCTCGCGATCCCAGCGCGGGCTCTCGGCCTCACACGAGTACTGCTCTCGTCTACCGCGGGGCTTGCGAAGAACGAACAGTTCGCACGGGCACAAGCGAAGGCGCTCGGTGTGCCGCCCGCGCTCGTGCCCAACTATCTTCGAACCTCCGAGTCGATCTCGAAGACGACCTTGCTCACCGTTGTCGCCGCGAACGGCGCATTCGTGCCTCCATCTGGGTGGGAACGTTTCACCGGTGCCGCCATTGTGCTCGCTGGCGGTCGCGAGCCGCGCCCGGTTCAGCGATCCGCACGGCTATTGCACGCCGCCAACCCACGGAGCACCCTCGAGCTCGACCCAGACGCGGGCCACACGCTCCCTTTCAGCAACCCCGCTCTCGTTGCCCGCAGCATCCGCACGGTGACGATCGGACATGGCGAGGCTTAG